The DNA segment GGCGAGGTCGACGATCACTTCGTCCTCTCGGCGTCGGGGTTCCCGCCGGAGAACTTCTCGGATCTGAAGGTCCCCGTCGTCGATCCCGAGGGCGACCTCAACCTGAAGGCGCTCCAGACCGCCCACGGCGGCGCCCACAGCGTCGAGGCGATCGACGACGTCGACGAGGATCTCGCCGAGGAGGTGAAGGAGCTCCTCGAGGAGCTCGCGAGCGAGGAGTTCGATCACGAGCTGGGCGACTAGGCGGGCCGACCGAGCGTGTAGAGGAACATCGGCGCCCGGCCCCCCGCGTGCGGCGAGAAGAAGTCGGTCACGAGGTCGTCGTAGAACGTCAGCCCCGTCCCGCCGAGATCGCGGTGGGCGTAGGTCGCCAGATAGAGCCGGCCGGCGGTTATCGCGGCCTCGAACTGCGCGAGCCGATAGCCCCGATCGCCGAGCGCGTCGACCAGTCGATCGAGATCCGCCAGGAAGTAGACGCAGGCCGCCGCGTCGGCAGCGAGGCGCTGATCGAGCGCGAGGTGACCCGCCTCCTCACGGAACTCTCCCGCCATCAGCCGTTCTAGCTCACCCTCATCGGGGCGATATCGGTAGGCGCCGGCCGGGATCTCCTCGACGCCGTTGACGATCGAGTACGGCTCGACGAACGAAAGCGGCTCCTCGCCGCCGCGGGCGTCGATCGGCGCGCCGCGGATCGCCCGATCCAGCACCGTCGAGAACTTCCGGAAGGAGATCGGCTCGCGCTCGTACTCCCGACAGGAACCGCGTCGCTCGATCGTCTCCCCGAGCGGCCGTTTCGACTGGGTCTCGTGATCGACCGGATCGAGCGCGATCCGTGCTTCCGCCTCGGGCCCGGCCGGGGAACTCCTCGGGACCGCGCTCGTCTCCGGGCCGTCGAGCGACGTCTCGGCGGCGGTCGATCGCCACTCGCGAGCCGTCTCGCCGTCGGGCAGCGTGCCGGCGCGCCACGCCTCGTGGATCAACGGGAACTCCTCCTCGCGATCGGAGAGCGGACGCGTCTCGGGATCGATCGGTTCCGGATCGAGGGCGTCGGGTGCCGAATCGCCGACGCCGATCGGTACGAGCTCGAGCGGCGCCTCCCGTTCGGGATCGACGCCCAGCAGCTCCGCGACGGGATCGTCCGCGAATCCGAGGACGGCTTCGGCGCGCAGGTTGTGTGCATGGGCGACCGAGAGCAGGTTCGCGAGTACGGTCCCGGAGTCCCAGAAGGCGTGGCGGAACGTTCTCTCCCGGTATTTCCAGGCGTTTCGCCACCACGTCGAGGTCGTCACCACGGTTACGGGGGCGCGGTCGACCGCCTCCG comes from the Halalkalicoccus sp. CG83 genome and includes:
- a CDS encoding SagB/ThcOx family dehydrogenase, yielding MSDEGTGALEYHERTSHTPRSVRRASPGLDFENKPRPYEIYESLPQVGLDEVRAPQVPALSAITASGPDGDGRSPTLETLTTLCHYSAGITKRIRRGNRETEFRAAAATGALYHVDCYLVVGPLDGLPAGVYHFDPRTRSLDVLREGDYRGVLAAASRSEAVDRAPVTVVTTSTWWRNAWKYRERTFRHAFWDSGTVLANLLSVAHAHNLRAEAVLGFADDPVAELLGVDPEREAPLELVPIGVGDSAPDALDPEPIDPETRPLSDREEEFPLIHEAWRAGTLPDGETAREWRSTAAETSLDGPETSAVPRSSPAGPEAEARIALDPVDHETQSKRPLGETIERRGSCREYEREPISFRKFSTVLDRAIRGAPIDARGGEEPLSFVEPYSIVNGVEEIPAGAYRYRPDEGELERLMAGEFREEAGHLALDQRLAADAAACVYFLADLDRLVDALGDRGYRLAQFEAAITAGRLYLATYAHRDLGGTGLTFYDDLVTDFFSPHAGGRAPMFLYTLGRPA